One Paraburkholderia dioscoreae DNA segment encodes these proteins:
- a CDS encoding MFS transporter, which produces MTPASRSLHTRAVVAAVIGNALEWYDFTVFGFLTVVIAQLFFPAGNDYASLLLTTATFGVAFVMRPIGGIVFGLYADRAGRKAALSLVLALMTLGILMLAIAPPYSAIGIGAPLMIVVGRLLQGFSAGGEFGSSTALLIEAAPFSKRGFYGSWQMASQAAALLLGALVGALITRGLSPEALKSWGWRVPFILGLIIGPIGFYIRRNLADSEAFLLAQKTARRATLGEVFRSHSRDVLCGLGSVVALTVTIYVLISYLPTFAVHQLKLPYAQSFYAVVVGNLLLTVLSPLTGAWSDRIGRKWLSLWSLVITLVIIYPLFMWLAAEPSVSKLILVQALLSITLSGYYGPFGALIAELFPANVRSIGLSLAYNIAVMVFGGFGPFIVTWLIDTTGSTLAPIYYVMGGLALSILAVACIPGKRHADLDAQRKPA; this is translated from the coding sequence ATGACACCAGCGTCAAGGAGCCTTCATACGCGGGCGGTCGTCGCGGCTGTGATCGGCAATGCGCTCGAGTGGTACGACTTCACCGTGTTCGGCTTTCTGACGGTGGTGATCGCGCAATTGTTCTTCCCGGCCGGCAACGACTATGCGTCGCTGCTCCTCACCACCGCAACGTTCGGCGTCGCTTTCGTCATGCGGCCGATCGGCGGCATCGTATTCGGACTCTACGCGGATCGCGCGGGACGCAAAGCGGCGTTGTCGCTCGTCCTCGCGCTGATGACGCTCGGCATTCTCATGCTCGCGATCGCCCCGCCGTATTCGGCGATCGGCATCGGCGCGCCGTTGATGATCGTAGTCGGACGCCTGCTGCAGGGTTTTTCCGCCGGCGGTGAATTCGGCAGTTCGACGGCGTTGCTGATCGAAGCGGCGCCGTTCTCGAAGCGCGGCTTTTACGGCAGTTGGCAGATGGCGAGCCAGGCGGCGGCGCTGCTGCTCGGCGCGCTGGTGGGCGCATTGATTACGCGCGGCCTGTCGCCCGAAGCGCTGAAATCCTGGGGCTGGCGCGTGCCCTTCATCCTGGGTTTGATCATTGGACCGATCGGCTTTTATATCCGCCGGAATCTCGCCGACTCGGAAGCATTCCTGCTCGCGCAAAAAACCGCGCGGCGGGCGACGCTCGGCGAAGTTTTCAGAAGCCACAGTCGCGACGTGCTCTGCGGACTCGGTTCGGTGGTCGCACTCACGGTGACGATCTACGTGCTGATCAGCTATCTGCCGACTTTCGCGGTCCATCAACTGAAACTGCCTTACGCACAATCCTTTTACGCGGTGGTCGTCGGCAATCTGCTGTTGACGGTGCTTTCGCCGTTGACCGGCGCATGGTCGGACCGGATCGGGCGCAAGTGGCTGTCGCTGTGGTCGCTGGTGATCACGCTCGTGATTATCTATCCGCTGTTCATGTGGCTCGCGGCGGAGCCGAGCGTGTCGAAACTGATTCTCGTGCAGGCGCTGCTGTCGATCACGCTGTCCGGCTATTACGGCCCGTTCGGCGCGCTGATCGCGGAGCTGTTTCCGGCGAATGTGCGCTCGATTGGTTTATCGCTCGCGTACAACATCGCGGTGATGGTGTTCGGCGGTTTTGGGCCATTCATCGTGACGTGGCTCATCGACACTACCGGTTCGACGCTTGCGCCGATTTACTACGTGATGGGTGGACTGGCGCTGTCGATCCTCGCGGTGGCCTGCATTCCGGGCAAGCGCCACGCGGATCTCGACGCGCAGCGCAAACCGGCTTGA
- a CDS encoding sugar ABC transporter ATP-binding protein, with the protein MQDIGISFGGVPALRGANLSVAAGEVHALIGQNGAGKSTLIKILTGAYRRGSGSVRFEGREVDFRTPKQAREAGISTIYQEINLVPFRSVAENIFLGREPRRFGLIDWRAVQQRAAALLESFGLQIDVKKPVGRYSTAIQQMVALARAVSSDAKMVIMDESTSSLDEREVELLFTVVRKLRDDGRAVIFVSHRLDELYALCDRVTVMRDGQTVAQSTMAEMDKLQLVTTMLGRTLAAVVQDDTAARETNLARRGKQMIATTHLSAHPKVSDVSLEVHAGEAVGLAGLLGSGRTETMRLMFGADPLERGSLTIGGETVALKSPQDAIARGLAYLTEDRKAEGIVPELSVRDNLTLVCLRTLAKNGVVDVKKQQAIVDRFIASLGIKLRSPDQPIRELSGGNQQKVLLARWLAAEPSLLLLDEPTRGIDVGAKADVAKIVRELRDAGLAVLLSASELEELTAVADRAVVIRDGRTVAELNGVDMSETAIMDAIAYGGDGHSQLADAAQTANAAHIADALEGDRHGA; encoded by the coding sequence ATGCAGGACATCGGCATCAGCTTCGGCGGCGTGCCCGCGCTGCGCGGCGCCAATCTGAGCGTCGCCGCCGGCGAAGTGCATGCGCTGATCGGCCAGAACGGCGCGGGCAAATCGACCCTGATCAAGATCCTGACCGGCGCCTATCGGCGCGGCTCGGGCAGCGTGCGCTTCGAAGGCCGCGAGGTCGATTTCCGCACGCCCAAGCAGGCGCGCGAAGCCGGCATCAGCACGATCTATCAGGAGATCAATCTGGTGCCGTTCCGCTCGGTGGCGGAGAACATTTTCCTCGGCCGCGAGCCGCGCCGCTTCGGGCTGATCGATTGGCGCGCGGTGCAGCAACGCGCCGCCGCGCTGCTCGAATCGTTCGGCTTGCAGATCGATGTGAAGAAACCGGTCGGCCGCTATTCGACCGCGATCCAGCAGATGGTGGCGCTCGCGCGCGCGGTGTCGTCCGACGCGAAGATGGTCATCATGGACGAGTCCACCTCGTCGCTCGACGAACGCGAAGTGGAACTGCTTTTCACGGTGGTGCGCAAGCTGCGCGACGACGGCCGCGCGGTGATCTTCGTGTCGCACCGGCTCGACGAACTGTACGCGTTGTGCGACCGCGTGACGGTGATGCGCGACGGCCAGACGGTCGCGCAAAGCACGATGGCGGAGATGGACAAACTGCAGCTCGTCACGACGATGCTCGGCCGCACGCTCGCCGCCGTCGTCCAGGACGACACCGCGGCCCGCGAAACGAACCTCGCGCGGCGCGGCAAGCAGATGATCGCGACAACACATCTGAGCGCGCATCCGAAAGTGAGCGACGTCTCGCTCGAAGTACATGCCGGCGAAGCCGTGGGTCTCGCCGGCCTGCTCGGCTCGGGTCGCACGGAAACCATGCGGCTGATGTTCGGCGCCGATCCGCTGGAGCGAGGCTCGCTCACGATCGGCGGTGAAACCGTCGCGCTGAAGTCGCCGCAAGACGCGATCGCGCGTGGCCTCGCCTATCTCACCGAAGACCGCAAGGCCGAAGGCATCGTCCCCGAACTTTCGGTGCGCGACAACCTCACGCTCGTCTGTCTGCGCACGCTGGCGAAGAACGGCGTGGTCGACGTGAAGAAGCAGCAGGCGATTGTCGATCGCTTCATTGCGTCGCTCGGCATCAAGCTGCGCTCGCCGGATCAGCCTATCCGCGAACTGTCCGGCGGCAATCAGCAGAAGGTTCTGCTGGCGCGCTGGCTGGCGGCCGAGCCATCGCTGTTGCTGCTCGACGAACCGACGCGCGGCATCGATGTCGGCGCCAAAGCGGACGTGGCGAAGATCGTGCGTGAACTGCGCGACGCGGGCCTCGCCGTGCTGCTGTCCGCCTCCGAGCTGGAAGAGTTGACGGCGGTGGCCGATCGCGCCGTGGTGATCCGCGACGGCCGCACGGTCGCCGAACTGAACGGCGTCGACATGAGCGAGACCGCGATCATGGATGCCATTGCCTACGGCGGCGACGGCCATTCGCAACTGGCCGATGCCGCGCAAACGGCAAACGCCGCACACATCGCAGACGCGCTGGAGGGCGACCGTCATGGCGCTTAA
- a CDS encoding amidase, producing MHSDYLAHDATGLADLIRKREASARELLDIAISRTEAVNPAINAIVLKDYDAARQRASRDDANRAANGANNANGESAQTALAGVPYLIKDLGAPVAGLRMAMGSRHYRHFIPAQDAPVVTLAKAAGLNIFAKTSTSELGQMPYTEPELFGACRNPWNLDHTPGGSSGGAAAAVAAGIVPLAHASDGGGSIRIPASCCGLFGLKPSRGRVPRATAAAAAGELGVDHAVSRSVRDSALLLDLLAGNADRPLGAPGTFLSASREPCKPLNIAYVTEPMLAPSLSADSRAALEDAAQLANSLGHNIEPVSLGIDYAAVRHAFLTLWSVTAEDLVLNAERISGRKPLRAEFEISTWAMAHVGRKLGERGLPAALEEQRRITARLTDLLNRYDVILCATLAAPPIKIGEMQPTSAERMQMRAVTAMPLEALMKKVLAEASNKAFTWAGCTELFNLSGQPAMSVPLYWTARGLPVGVQFAAREGGEATLLRLAAQLETARPWFDKRPPLMQARN from the coding sequence GTGCATTCAGACTATCTCGCCCATGACGCCACCGGCCTCGCCGACCTGATACGCAAGCGCGAGGCGAGCGCGCGCGAGTTGCTCGACATCGCGATCTCACGCACCGAAGCCGTCAATCCCGCGATCAATGCGATTGTCCTGAAGGACTACGATGCAGCCCGTCAGCGCGCTTCGCGCGACGACGCAAACCGCGCGGCGAACGGCGCAAACAATGCGAATGGCGAAAGCGCGCAAACCGCGCTGGCGGGCGTGCCCTATCTGATCAAGGATCTCGGCGCGCCGGTCGCCGGCCTGCGCATGGCAATGGGTAGCCGCCACTACCGCCATTTCATTCCTGCTCAGGACGCGCCCGTGGTCACGCTTGCGAAAGCGGCGGGCCTCAACATCTTCGCGAAGACCAGCACGTCCGAGCTCGGCCAGATGCCTTATACGGAGCCCGAACTGTTCGGTGCGTGCCGCAACCCGTGGAATCTCGACCATACGCCAGGCGGTTCGAGCGGTGGCGCGGCGGCGGCGGTGGCCGCGGGCATCGTGCCGCTCGCTCATGCGTCGGACGGCGGCGGCTCGATCCGCATTCCGGCCTCATGCTGCGGACTCTTCGGCCTCAAACCTTCACGTGGACGTGTGCCGCGCGCGACAGCGGCGGCGGCTGCCGGTGAACTCGGCGTCGATCACGCGGTGTCGCGCAGCGTGCGCGACAGTGCGTTGCTGCTCGATCTGCTTGCGGGCAATGCGGACAGACCGCTCGGCGCGCCGGGCACGTTTCTGAGCGCGAGCCGCGAGCCGTGCAAGCCGCTGAACATCGCCTACGTCACCGAGCCGATGCTGGCGCCGTCGCTTTCCGCCGACTCGCGCGCCGCGCTCGAAGATGCCGCGCAACTCGCCAATTCGCTCGGCCATAACATCGAGCCGGTGTCGCTAGGCATCGACTACGCGGCGGTTCGGCATGCGTTTCTCACACTCTGGTCGGTGACAGCGGAAGATCTCGTGCTCAACGCCGAACGCATCAGCGGCCGCAAACCGCTGCGCGCCGAATTCGAGATTTCGACGTGGGCGATGGCGCACGTGGGCCGCAAACTCGGCGAGCGTGGCCTGCCCGCCGCGCTCGAAGAACAGCGCCGCATCACCGCACGACTCACCGACCTGCTGAATCGCTACGACGTGATTCTGTGCGCCACGCTGGCCGCGCCGCCAATCAAGATCGGCGAGATGCAGCCCACCTCCGCGGAACGCATGCAGATGCGCGCCGTCACCGCCATGCCGCTCGAAGCGCTGATGAAGAAGGTACTGGCGGAAGCGTCGAACAAGGCATTCACGTGGGCCGGTTGCACAGAACTGTTCAATCTGAGCGGTCAGCCGGCGATGTCGGTACCGCTTTACTGGACTGCGCGCGGGCTGCCGGTCGGCGTGCAGTTTGCCGCGCGCGAGGGCGGCGAGGCCACGCTTCTGCGTCTGGCCGCGCAACTCGAAACGGCTCGGCCGTGGTTCGACAAGCGGCCGCCGTTGATGCAGGCACGCAACTGA
- a CDS encoding aldose 1-epimerase: MRDVSLNSIRPPATGLMWLDDPAIVATVVTLSAGALRVVIAPEVGGALAAFYETTPDGPLHWLRPAAPAAFAERDPLRMASFPLLPYCNRIRDARFEFDGGTIDLAGNDARFAHALHGNAWRHPWQVGARTESSVELHFEHEPDSRLRGDWPFRYRAQQRIELSGGALHITLSAQNLAARPMPFGMGHHPYYPRTAQTRVYAEVGAMWHADADVLPTHLGPHPAVDALREGMSADAFDLDNNFANWSREATIAWPDEHRRLTMTADAPFDHMVVFAPANDAQLCVEPVTNTTDCFNAVGMREHVGGCVLQPGEKIAATVKWTPHKN, translated from the coding sequence ATGCGCGACGTTTCCTTGAATTCGATCCGGCCGCCCGCGACCGGACTCATGTGGCTCGACGATCCCGCGATCGTCGCCACGGTCGTCACGCTTTCGGCTGGCGCGCTGCGTGTCGTGATCGCGCCCGAAGTGGGCGGCGCGCTGGCAGCTTTCTACGAAACGACGCCCGACGGTCCCTTGCACTGGCTGCGACCGGCGGCGCCGGCCGCTTTCGCCGAACGCGACCCGCTGCGCATGGCGAGTTTTCCGCTCCTTCCGTACTGCAACCGGATTCGCGACGCGCGTTTCGAATTCGACGGCGGCACCATCGACCTTGCCGGCAACGACGCGCGTTTCGCCCACGCGCTGCACGGCAATGCGTGGCGGCATCCGTGGCAAGTGGGAGCGCGCACGGAAAGCTCGGTGGAACTGCACTTCGAACACGAACCGGATTCGCGCTTGCGCGGCGACTGGCCGTTCCGTTATCGCGCTCAGCAGAGAATCGAGTTGAGCGGCGGCGCGCTCCACATCACGCTGTCCGCGCAAAACCTCGCCGCGCGGCCGATGCCGTTCGGTATGGGCCATCACCCGTACTATCCGCGCACCGCGCAAACCCGCGTGTACGCCGAAGTGGGAGCCATGTGGCATGCCGACGCCGACGTGCTGCCCACGCATCTCGGCCCGCATCCGGCGGTGGATGCGTTGCGCGAAGGCATGTCCGCCGACGCCTTCGATCTCGACAACAACTTTGCGAACTGGTCGCGCGAGGCGACCATTGCGTGGCCCGACGAACACCGTCGCCTGACGATGACCGCCGACGCGCCATTCGATCACATGGTGGTGTTCGCGCCGGCCAACGATGCGCAACTGTGCGTGGAACCGGTGACGAACACCACCGATTGCTTCAACGCGGTCGGCATGCGTGAGCATGTAGGCGGCTGCGTGTTGCAGCCGGGCGAGAAGATTGCCGCGACGGTGAAATGGACGCCGCACAAAAACTAG
- a CDS encoding NAD(P)/FAD-dependent oxidoreductase, with product MDQIECVVIGAGVVGLAVARALAARGREVIVLEAAEAIGVGTSSRNSEVIHAGIYYPRGSLKAALCVRGREMLYEYCVEHKVPHSRCGKLLVATSRNQIPQLENIMAKGRDNGVLDLMRITGDQAQALEPALECVEAVFSPQTGIVDSHQFMLALQGDAERDGAVCAFHAPVQGIEASNGRFNIKVGGDAPTTISAACVINSAGLQANALARKIRGLDARHVPPLYLARGNYFGISGRAPFSRLIYPMPNEAGLGVHLTIDLGGQARFGPDVEWVDAINYDVDPRRAESFYAAIRAYWPALPDNALQPAYAGIRPKLSGPGEPAADFVIQGPAAHGVRGLVNLFGIESPGLTASLAIAQRVCELSGRA from the coding sequence ATGGACCAAATCGAATGTGTAGTGATCGGCGCTGGCGTGGTCGGTCTCGCGGTGGCGCGCGCACTGGCGGCGCGCGGGCGCGAAGTGATCGTGCTGGAAGCGGCGGAGGCGATCGGCGTGGGCACCAGCTCGCGCAACAGCGAGGTGATTCACGCGGGCATCTACTATCCGCGCGGCTCGCTCAAAGCGGCGCTTTGCGTGCGCGGCCGCGAGATGCTCTACGAGTACTGCGTCGAGCATAAGGTGCCGCATTCGCGGTGCGGCAAACTACTGGTCGCCACCTCGCGCAACCAGATTCCTCAGCTTGAAAACATCATGGCAAAAGGCCGTGACAACGGGGTGCTCGACCTGATGCGAATCACCGGCGACCAGGCGCAAGCCCTCGAACCCGCGCTCGAGTGTGTCGAAGCGGTGTTCTCGCCGCAGACGGGCATTGTCGATAGTCATCAGTTCATGCTGGCGCTGCAGGGTGACGCCGAACGCGACGGCGCGGTGTGCGCGTTTCATGCGCCGGTGCAGGGGATCGAAGCGAGCAATGGCCGCTTCAACATCAAGGTGGGCGGTGACGCGCCGACCACGATCAGCGCCGCCTGCGTGATCAACAGCGCCGGCTTGCAGGCGAATGCACTGGCCCGCAAGATCCGCGGACTCGACGCGCGGCATGTGCCGCCGCTCTATCTCGCGCGCGGCAATTACTTCGGCATCTCCGGGCGCGCGCCATTCAGCCGCCTGATTTACCCGATGCCGAACGAAGCCGGTCTCGGCGTGCATCTGACCATCGATCTGGGCGGGCAGGCGCGTTTCGGTCCCGATGTCGAATGGGTCGATGCGATCAATTACGATGTCGATCCGCGTCGCGCGGAATCGTTTTACGCGGCGATTCGCGCCTATTGGCCCGCGCTGCCGGACAACGCATTGCAGCCCGCTTACGCGGGGATTCGTCCGAAGCTTTCCGGTCCCGGCGAACCTGCCGCCGACTTCGTGATTCAAGGTCCGGCCGCGCACGGCGTACGTGGGCTGGTGAATCTGTTCGGTATCGAGTCGCCGGGATTGACGGCGTCGCTCGCCATCGCGCAGCGCGTGTGCGAGCTGAGCGGCCGCGCGTAG
- a CDS encoding AAA family ATPase has product MTTAMVKQEIAVASFSRVYDLDQVETALNDLGEGANEALRATYEKMLKTGNLRFCVKPNRMPSIDDLIDALPNFSAPLDDIRKQVALCLETEDRLELMPILLLGDPGIGKTHFAKQLARLLGTAYQYVAMSSLTAGWILSGASSQWKNAKPGKVFDALVNGSYANPVIAVDEIDKATGDSQYDPLGALYALLEHDTAQTFIDEFAEIPINAGHVIWIATANDERSIPEPILNRMNVYEIPAPDREGARRIAQAIYDEIRSAHNWGLRFPEVLGDAALDALMRASPREMRRAILNGFGAARIDGRDRIEAGDIRLDYGNRRKPIGF; this is encoded by the coding sequence ATGACAACAGCAATGGTCAAACAGGAAATCGCCGTGGCATCTTTCAGTCGGGTGTACGACCTCGATCAGGTCGAGACCGCGCTGAACGATCTCGGTGAAGGTGCGAACGAGGCACTGCGCGCGACATACGAAAAGATGCTGAAAACCGGCAATCTGCGCTTTTGCGTGAAGCCGAACCGCATGCCGTCGATCGACGATCTGATCGACGCGCTGCCCAACTTTTCAGCGCCGCTCGACGACATCCGCAAACAGGTCGCCTTGTGTCTCGAAACAGAAGACCGCCTGGAACTGATGCCGATTCTGCTGCTCGGCGATCCCGGCATCGGCAAGACTCACTTCGCCAAGCAGTTGGCGCGCCTGCTCGGCACCGCGTATCAATATGTGGCGATGAGTTCGCTGACGGCGGGGTGGATTCTGTCGGGCGCTTCGTCGCAATGGAAAAATGCGAAGCCAGGCAAGGTGTTCGATGCGCTGGTGAACGGCAGCTATGCGAATCCGGTGATTGCCGTCGACGAAATCGACAAGGCGACGGGCGATTCGCAATACGATCCGCTCGGCGCGTTGTATGCGCTGCTCGAGCACGACACGGCGCAGACGTTCATCGACGAATTCGCCGAGATTCCGATCAATGCCGGGCACGTGATCTGGATTGCGACGGCGAACGACGAGCGCTCGATTCCCGAGCCGATCCTGAACCGGATGAACGTGTACGAGATCCCTGCGCCGGACCGCGAGGGCGCACGCCGGATCGCCCAGGCGATCTACGACGAGATCCGCTCGGCGCATAACTGGGGGCTGCGCTTTCCCGAGGTGCTCGGCGACGCCGCGCTCGATGCGTTGATGCGGGCATCTCCGCGTGAAATGCGGCGGGCGATTCTCAATGGCTTCGGCGCGGCGCGCATCGACGGGCGTGACCGGATCGAGGCCGGCGACATTCGCCTCGATTACGGAAATCGGCGAAAACCCATCGGTTTTTGA
- a CDS encoding high-potential iron-sulfur protein — MKSSRRTFLITSIGVASTFALSRQAFADAPKVSESDPTAQALGYKEDASKVDKAKFAKYAAGQDCGNCSFFQGKPTDAYAPCPMFAGKQVAAKGWCSAYNKKA, encoded by the coding sequence ATGAAATCATCACGTCGTACGTTTTTGATCACCAGCATTGGTGTGGCTTCCACCTTTGCTCTGTCGCGCCAGGCATTTGCCGATGCGCCGAAAGTCTCCGAATCCGATCCGACCGCGCAAGCACTCGGCTACAAGGAGGACGCGAGCAAAGTCGACAAAGCGAAATTCGCCAAGTACGCGGCAGGCCAGGACTGCGGCAACTGCAGCTTCTTCCAGGGCAAGCCGACCGACGCCTACGCTCCTTGCCCGATGTTCGCCGGCAAGCAGGTCGCGGCGAAGGGTTGGTGCAGCGCATATAACAAGAAGGCCTGA
- a CDS encoding endonuclease/exonuclease/phosphatase family protein, whose amino-acid sequence MRNPEELIRESVAPKDFIAVSWNLHKGRTPLGFQAWQAMQQWVQSTHADAYFLQEAMARRMPAPVLASSFGAPLADPLNDVWHCQATEIARALELEIALGPNVFKPSWRHGNAILSPHPLDLGGRWDISAHRFEKRGLLVARATFGGHSVTLLCAHLALTRSARLRQMNWIAHWIAKEAPQGPLVLAGDFNDWRNDSVPLFREHGLQEVATLLGESGRTFPAFSPALALDKMFVRGMQPVEWIQPTQETAWLSDHLPYMARLRLE is encoded by the coding sequence ATGCGAAACCCCGAAGAACTGATCCGCGAGAGCGTAGCGCCCAAGGATTTCATTGCGGTGAGCTGGAACCTGCATAAGGGCCGCACGCCGCTCGGCTTTCAGGCCTGGCAGGCCATGCAGCAGTGGGTGCAATCCACCCACGCGGACGCCTATTTCTTACAGGAAGCGATGGCGCGGCGCATGCCGGCGCCGGTGCTGGCGAGCAGTTTCGGCGCGCCGCTAGCCGATCCGTTGAACGATGTCTGGCATTGCCAGGCCACTGAAATCGCACGTGCGCTGGAGCTCGAAATCGCGCTCGGACCGAACGTTTTCAAACCGTCGTGGCGGCATGGCAATGCGATCCTGTCGCCGCATCCGCTCGATCTCGGCGGGCGCTGGGACATCTCCGCGCATCGCTTCGAAAAGCGTGGGTTACTGGTGGCGCGCGCCACCTTTGGCGGTCACTCGGTCACGCTGCTGTGCGCGCATCTTGCGCTCACCCGCTCGGCACGCTTGCGTCAGATGAACTGGATCGCGCACTGGATCGCGAAGGAAGCACCGCAAGGTCCACTCGTGCTGGCCGGCGACTTCAACGACTGGCGCAACGATTCAGTGCCGCTCTTCCGTGAGCATGGTCTGCAGGAAGTGGCCACGCTGCTTGGCGAATCGGGCCGCACCTTTCCGGCTTTCTCACCGGCACTTGCGCTCGACAAGATGTTCGTGCGCGGCATGCAGCCGGTCGAATGGATCCAGCCGACGCAGGAAACCGCGTGGCTCTCGGATCACTTGCCGTATATGGCCCGCTTGCGGCTCGAATAG
- a CDS encoding ABC transporter substrate-binding protein produces the protein MASLNTQSRSHARKQQIRPLAGSLLALAIGFGVATAHADDALPKLPTKTPLKVGFAQTESNNPWRLAETKSFKDVAAKCGWQLVMTDANSSNSKQVSDIQNMIAQHVDLLVFPPREEKPLAPIVLQAKKAGIPVILVDRDVDQSVAKAGRDYITFIGSDFIDQGHRAADWLVKATGGKAKIIELEGTTGASAANDRKKGFDEVIAKNPGMTIIASQSGDFARDKGRQVMETLLQAHPDVTAVYAHNDEMALGAIAAIKAAGKQPGKDIQIVTIDGTKGGMDAIAAGELGASVQSSPFFGPLACDVAQRYAKGEKIPTWVKVSDKFYDKSNVQQNMQYGY, from the coding sequence ATGGCGTCGCTCAACACGCAGTCGCGCAGTCACGCGCGCAAGCAGCAGATTCGTCCGCTGGCGGGTTCGCTGCTGGCTCTGGCAATCGGTTTCGGCGTCGCCACCGCGCACGCCGACGACGCATTGCCGAAGCTGCCCACCAAGACTCCGCTGAAGGTCGGCTTCGCGCAGACCGAAAGCAACAACCCGTGGCGTCTCGCGGAAACCAAGAGCTTCAAGGACGTCGCCGCGAAATGCGGCTGGCAGTTGGTCATGACCGACGCCAACAGTTCGAACTCCAAGCAGGTGTCGGACATCCAGAACATGATCGCGCAGCACGTCGATCTGCTGGTGTTCCCGCCACGCGAAGAAAAGCCGCTTGCACCGATCGTGCTGCAAGCTAAAAAGGCCGGCATTCCGGTGATTCTCGTCGACCGCGACGTCGATCAATCGGTCGCCAAGGCGGGCCGCGACTACATCACGTTCATCGGCTCGGACTTCATCGATCAGGGCCATCGCGCAGCTGACTGGCTCGTCAAGGCGACGGGCGGCAAGGCGAAAATCATCGAACTCGAAGGCACCACCGGCGCGTCCGCCGCGAACGATCGCAAGAAGGGTTTCGACGAAGTCATCGCGAAGAATCCGGGCATGACGATCATCGCGTCGCAAAGCGGCGACTTCGCGCGCGACAAGGGCCGCCAGGTCATGGAAACGCTGTTGCAGGCGCATCCGGACGTCACCGCTGTCTACGCGCATAACGACGAAATGGCGCTCGGCGCGATTGCCGCGATCAAGGCCGCCGGCAAGCAGCCGGGCAAGGACATCCAGATCGTCACGATCGACGGCACCAAGGGCGGCATGGACGCGATCGCGGCGGGCGAACTAGGCGCGAGCGTGCAGTCGAGCCCGTTCTTCGGCCCGCTCGCCTGCGACGTCGCACAGCGTTACGCGAAGGGCGAAAAAATCCCGACGTGGGTCAAAGTGTCCGACAAGTTCTACGACAAGAGCAACGTGCAGCAGAACATGCAGTACGGCTATTGA
- a CDS encoding LacI family DNA-binding transcriptional regulator: MTDIAKLTGVSQSTVSLVLNNATGAKFSEATRNKVLKAAHDLGYRLSLREPVSASSDERNLIVYLADEISTSPHPVVNVDGARDAAYASGKMLAVYSTHGNADIEKQVLDATLSNPHVFGVIYATVYTRKVTPPAALSQVPTVLLNCYTGEGGFSSVVPAEVAGGHLATDYLLQAGHRRIGYINGEPWQDASKDRLKGYRTALATADLPFAPEMVRDGDWSSGLGFELTLSLMREPNPPTAIFCANDLTAIGAIEALKQLGLRVPEDVSVLGYDDQEIARHTHPPLSTVVLPNYELGRWAVETLLQEEHNRAAGAPVRHRMVKLDGPLVERASVRVITEAKKPITNIISD; this comes from the coding sequence ATGACCGACATCGCCAAGCTCACCGGCGTGTCGCAATCGACAGTCTCGCTCGTGCTGAACAACGCGACTGGCGCGAAGTTCTCCGAGGCCACCCGCAACAAGGTGCTGAAAGCCGCGCACGACCTCGGCTACCGGCTGTCGCTGCGAGAGCCGGTATCGGCTTCGAGCGACGAGCGCAATCTGATCGTCTACCTCGCCGACGAGATTTCCACCAGTCCGCATCCGGTCGTCAACGTCGACGGCGCGCGCGATGCGGCCTATGCGAGCGGCAAGATGCTGGCGGTCTATTCGACGCACGGCAACGCCGACATCGAAAAGCAGGTGCTCGACGCCACGCTGTCGAATCCGCATGTGTTCGGCGTGATTTACGCGACCGTCTATACGCGCAAGGTGACGCCGCCGGCGGCGCTCTCGCAGGTGCCGACCGTGCTGCTGAATTGCTATACGGGCGAAGGCGGGTTTTCGTCGGTGGTGCCCGCGGAAGTGGCCGGCGGCCATCTGGCAACCGACTATCTGCTGCAGGCCGGACACCGGCGGATCGGCTATATCAACGGCGAGCCCTGGCAGGATGCATCGAAAGACCGTCTGAAAGGCTACCGCACCGCGCTTGCCACCGCCGACCTGCCTTTCGCGCCGGAAATGGTGCGCGACGGCGACTGGAGTTCGGGTCTCGGCTTTGAACTGACGCTCTCGCTGATGCGCGAGCCCAATCCGCCGACCGCGATTTTCTGCGCCAACGACCTGACCGCCATCGGCGCCATCGAAGCCCTGAAACAACTCGGCCTGCGCGTGCCCGAAGACGTCTCGGTGCTGGGCTACGACGACCAGGAAATCGCCCGCCATACGCATCCGCCGCTCTCGACCGTCGTGCTGCCGAACTACGAACTGGGGCGCTGGGCCGTCGAAACCCTGCTACAGGAAGAACACAATCGGGCAGCCGGTGCGCCGGTCCGGCATCGCATGGTCAAGCTCGACGGTCCGCTCGTCGAACGTGCTTCGGTCAGGGTAATTACCGAGGCAAAAAAGCCAATAACTAATATTATTAGTGATTGA